The Methanoregula boonei 6A8 genome has a window encoding:
- a CDS encoding ADP-ribosylglycohydrolase family protein — protein sequence MLERIKGCMLGAAVGDALGMPNESTMPGLTKMRYGFRKAYKGHPNDGLSPGQYTDDTQIMILVATLLADGKYNDERYGLALKELYAREVLRFPDGSISAACDHMISGQATSCGVKSTTAGCLPASLPFALVYPDIHEATGRAVRACSITHTHPAAHAAVSTFVTLVYSAIHGHADPVEKALAQAQNEDEVLGGKIHNAIELEKEGIETDTAILKIGNDVSLYQTLPISFFLIRRYQRPADLLTVAAYVGGNTDTIGFLCGAYLGASKGAGAIPADLLEGLEDRQRIEILGQRIFDIYTRKLER from the coding sequence ATGCTGGAGAGAATCAAGGGCTGTATGCTTGGGGCCGCAGTGGGTGATGCCTTGGGCATGCCAAATGAGAGTACCATGCCCGGCCTCACCAAGATGCGGTACGGCTTCCGCAAGGCGTACAAGGGACATCCCAACGATGGCCTCTCCCCCGGCCAGTATACTGATGATACTCAGATCATGATCCTTGTGGCCACGCTCCTTGCCGACGGGAAATACAATGACGAGCGGTACGGCCTCGCATTAAAAGAACTCTACGCACGGGAGGTTCTCCGGTTCCCGGATGGCTCGATCTCGGCTGCCTGCGATCATATGATCAGCGGGCAGGCAACATCCTGCGGGGTGAAATCAACAACAGCCGGCTGTCTCCCCGCCTCACTCCCGTTTGCCCTTGTGTATCCCGATATTCACGAAGCCACCGGGCGTGCCGTGCGTGCCTGCTCGATCACCCACACCCACCCGGCGGCCCATGCCGCGGTTTCCACCTTTGTTACGCTGGTATACAGCGCCATCCATGGGCACGCAGACCCGGTGGAAAAGGCCCTGGCCCAGGCACAGAATGAGGACGAGGTCCTGGGAGGCAAGATCCACAACGCGATCGAACTTGAAAAAGAGGGCATTGAGACGGATACCGCGATTCTCAAGATAGGTAACGACGTCTCCCTGTACCAGACACTTCCGATCTCGTTTTTCCTCATCAGGAGGTACCAGCGCCCTGCCGATCTTTTGACTGTTGCTGCCTACGTAGGAGGCAACACCGATACGATCGGGTTCCTCTGTGGGGCATATCTTGGGGCAAGCAAAGGTGCCGGTGCCATTCCGGCGGATCTTCTGGAGGGCCTTGAAGACCGCCAGCGTATCGAGATCCTGGGCCAGCGGATTTTTGACATCTACACCCGGAAGCTGGAACGATAA
- the argC gene encoding N-acetyl-gamma-glutamyl-phosphate reductase has product MKVAIVGASGYAGGELVRLLYHHSSAEVTCVTSRSLAGIPLSEVHPQLTGFSDLRFENPAPDAIDADVAFLAVPHTAAMTIAGKLLSRGIKVVDLSADYRLPKDTFEKVYGVTHTDYFPAPYGIPELHRKECINAKFVANPGCFPTGATLAAAPIASRAHTIIFDSKTGVSGAGDNPSATTHYPNVGDNVSPYKWTSHRHLAEMKQELSKLGSKAACYFTPHLVPVNRGILTTAHILLNEPLETKEVEKLYREYYKDEFFVRYQKPMLSAVRGSNFCDIMVESEGKRVVVVSAIDNLVKGASGQAIQNMNLMCGFKETDGLDAPGLLP; this is encoded by the coding sequence ATGAAAGTTGCGATTGTCGGCGCGTCCGGGTACGCCGGCGGCGAACTGGTCCGCCTGTTGTACCACCATTCTTCTGCAGAGGTAACCTGCGTTACGTCACGCAGCCTTGCAGGAATACCGCTTTCTGAGGTCCATCCCCAGCTTACGGGATTTTCTGATCTCAGGTTCGAGAACCCGGCGCCCGATGCCATCGATGCTGACGTGGCTTTCCTTGCGGTTCCGCACACGGCAGCCATGACGATCGCAGGAAAGCTGCTCTCGCGGGGGATCAAGGTTGTGGACCTCAGCGCCGACTACCGGTTGCCAAAGGATACCTTCGAGAAGGTATATGGCGTAACCCATACGGATTATTTCCCCGCCCCGTACGGTATCCCCGAGTTGCACCGGAAGGAGTGCATCAACGCAAAGTTCGTGGCAAACCCCGGTTGTTTCCCCACGGGAGCAACGCTTGCCGCAGCGCCCATTGCCTCCCGCGCACATACCATTATCTTTGATTCAAAGACCGGGGTGAGCGGGGCCGGGGACAATCCCTCGGCAACTACCCACTATCCCAATGTCGGGGACAATGTCAGCCCCTATAAATGGACCAGCCACCGCCATCTTGCGGAGATGAAACAGGAACTCTCAAAGCTTGGCTCAAAAGCCGCCTGCTACTTCACCCCCCATCTCGTGCCGGTCAACCGCGGGATCCTCACCACCGCCCATATCCTCTTAAACGAACCCCTGGAGACAAAAGAGGTGGAAAAACTCTACCGTGAATATTACAAGGACGAATTCTTTGTCCGGTACCAGAAGCCTATGCTCTCAGCAGTCCGGGGCAGCAACTTCTGCGATATCATGGTCGAGAGCGAGGGCAAAAGGGTCGTGGTGGTCTCGGCGATCGATAACCTTGTCAAGGGCGCAAGCGGCCAGGCCATCCAGAACATGAACCTCATGTGCGGATTTAAAGAGACTGATGGTCTCGATGCACCCGGGCTGCTGCCCTAA
- a CDS encoding CBS domain-containing protein, translated as MLVSEAMTKNPLTCTVNTPLRDAVAILREHHIGGLPVLDGESLAGIITESDILAQLATHKLSDDLWLPSPLEIIEVPIREYINWEKTKDALRNIGDLPVKKVMTHPVITATGDMDIEDAAALMLKERIARLPVTDGKKLIGILTRADIVQAVGASRSL; from the coding sequence ATGCTTGTTTCAGAAGCCATGACTAAAAACCCCCTGACCTGTACGGTCAACACCCCCCTCCGCGACGCGGTTGCAATCCTGCGAGAACACCATATCGGGGGACTCCCGGTGCTTGACGGTGAATCTCTCGCCGGCATTATCACGGAGTCGGATATCCTTGCCCAGCTTGCGACCCACAAGCTCTCCGATGACCTCTGGCTCCCGTCGCCCCTTGAGATCATCGAGGTCCCAATCCGGGAATATATCAACTGGGAGAAGACCAAGGATGCCCTCAGAAATATCGGGGACCTGCCGGTAAAAAAAGTGATGACTCATCCGGTGATAACGGCGACCGGAGATATGGATATCGAAGACGCAGCAGCACTTATGCTCAAAGAGCGCATCGCACGACTCCCGGTAACTGATGGTAAAAAACTAATCGGGATTCTCACCCGCGCTGACATTGTCCAGGCGGTCGGTGCCTCCCGCTCATTATAG
- the argJ gene encoding bifunctional ornithine acetyltransferase/N-acetylglutamate synthase — protein sequence MAYKSLCAVKGVTANGIKEGKFGLALIRASGTSAGVFTANLARAAPIELMRKQIRKGRLEAVIANSGCANAYTGRRGYDDAVSMTEYAGSALGVDTSSVGVASTGVIGRYLDLPLIRRQCADVALNLTSSPAAEDLTVKAIMTTDLYPKHALVEKEDFTIGAIAKGSGMIAPNMGTMLAFIYTDAEIAAQPLREALRAATRRTFNRVVVDGDTSTNDIALCTATGESGKVNTTEFSAALEACCRSLAQQIAADGEGASKLLEVTVRGAPKEEAAAKVARVVIESPLVKTAVYGEDPNWGRVIAAAGRAGVKFDPNAVSLWISDGNEKYPLVKSGEIIADLTKAKAAMHGKKVIFILDLGAGKEEATAWGCDLTEKYVEINGRYTT from the coding sequence ATGGCCTACAAAAGTCTCTGTGCGGTCAAAGGTGTCACCGCAAACGGCATTAAGGAAGGAAAGTTCGGCCTTGCCCTGATCCGGGCAAGCGGCACCTCGGCAGGAGTGTTTACCGCAAACCTTGCCCGGGCAGCACCCATAGAGCTGATGCGAAAACAGATCCGGAAAGGCAGGCTGGAAGCAGTTATTGCAAACAGCGGCTGCGCAAATGCCTATACCGGCAGGCGCGGGTACGACGATGCCGTCTCCATGACGGAGTATGCCGGCTCGGCGCTGGGAGTAGATACATCATCTGTTGGCGTAGCAAGTACCGGTGTCATCGGCAGGTACCTTGACCTGCCCCTGATCCGGCGCCAGTGTGCGGACGTGGCGCTCAACCTTACCTCTTCCCCGGCTGCGGAGGACCTCACGGTAAAGGCGATCATGACCACCGATCTGTATCCCAAGCACGCGCTCGTGGAAAAGGAAGACTTCACGATCGGGGCGATTGCCAAGGGAAGCGGGATGATTGCGCCCAACATGGGCACCATGCTCGCGTTCATCTATACCGATGCCGAGATTGCGGCACAACCCCTCAGGGAGGCGCTCAGGGCCGCAACCCGGCGGACGTTCAACCGTGTTGTGGTTGACGGGGATACCAGTACAAACGACATAGCACTCTGTACTGCCACGGGAGAGTCCGGGAAGGTAAACACGACAGAATTCTCCGCAGCGCTCGAAGCGTGTTGCCGCTCGCTTGCCCAACAGATCGCAGCGGACGGCGAAGGGGCAAGCAAGCTCCTCGAAGTTACGGTCCGAGGCGCTCCCAAAGAGGAAGCGGCAGCAAAGGTTGCCCGGGTCGTAATTGAGTCCCCCCTTGTAAAAACCGCAGTATACGGCGAAGACCCCAACTGGGGCCGGGTCATTGCGGCGGCCGGGCGGGCCGGGGTAAAATTTGACCCGAACGCGGTCTCCCTCTGGATCAGCGACGGAAACGAAAAGTACCCGCTGGTGAAATCCGGGGAGATTATTGCGGATCTCACCAAGGCCAAGGCCGCGATGCACGGGAAAAAGGTTATTTTCATTCTCGATCTCGGGGCCGGGAAGGAAGAGGCAACGGCCTGGGGCTGCGACCTTACCGAAAAGTATGTTGAGATCAACGGAAGGTACACCACATGA
- the argB gene encoding acetylglutamate kinase produces the protein MKREDVLMEALPYIQQFHGKTIVIKLGGHAMVDPEVLENAIKDAVLLHYVGIRVVLVHGGGPEITEKMKALGKESVFVGGLRVTDQETLEIAQMVLVGKINKGIISLIAKCGAKGVGLSGSDGNIILAKKMDLQKVNVQGVEQEVDLGHVGEIEWIDPSLLTTLLDRDYIPVISPIAIDRYGGSLNINADTAAGDIAIALKAYKLINMTDVDGVMDAKRTHVFRKLSITEANALLASGAIGEGMIPKVSSVIKAVENGVKYSHIINGNVEHNLILELFTHEGVGTMISLQ, from the coding sequence ATGAAGCGCGAAGACGTCCTCATGGAAGCTCTCCCCTACATCCAGCAGTTCCACGGCAAGACGATCGTGATTAAGCTGGGAGGCCATGCGATGGTCGATCCCGAGGTTCTTGAGAACGCCATAAAGGATGCCGTCCTCCTCCATTACGTTGGGATTCGTGTCGTGCTGGTTCACGGTGGCGGGCCGGAGATCACCGAGAAGATGAAAGCGCTCGGGAAAGAATCGGTCTTTGTCGGGGGCCTGCGGGTCACCGATCAGGAGACGCTCGAGATCGCGCAGATGGTGCTTGTGGGCAAGATTAACAAGGGCATCATCTCGCTCATTGCAAAATGCGGTGCGAAGGGTGTCGGGCTCTCGGGAAGTGACGGGAATATTATCCTTGCAAAGAAGATGGATCTCCAGAAAGTCAACGTCCAGGGAGTGGAGCAGGAGGTGGACCTCGGGCATGTCGGCGAGATCGAATGGATCGACCCGTCGCTCCTCACCACCCTCCTTGATCGGGACTATATTCCGGTTATCTCCCCGATTGCCATTGACCGGTATGGCGGGAGCCTCAACATCAACGCAGATACAGCAGCCGGCGATATCGCCATTGCACTCAAGGCCTACAAGCTGATCAATATGACCGATGTGGATGGCGTGATGGATGCAAAAAGGACTCATGTCTTCCGCAAGCTCTCCATTACGGAGGCAAATGCCCTTCTGGCCTCGGGGGCCATCGGGGAGGGGATGATCCCGAAGGTCTCCTCGGTTATCAAGGCGGTCGAGAACGGTGTCAAGTACTCCCACATCATCAACGGCAATGTGGAGCACAACCTGATCCTCGAACTCTTCACCCATGAGGGGGTCGGGACAATGATCTCCCTCCAGTAG
- a CDS encoding thioredoxin family protein produces MDRIIKFVIALLVVIAAASVAYLVFAASPAPSSSSSGVNDSIVYYFYGNGCPHCAAVEPFMENMTKKYPDVDIRMLEVWYNQTNQQIDDQVNAEAGITSPPGVPEIVIGKTVLVGEVDIPAKLEGYLQAIEKKK; encoded by the coding sequence ATGGACAGGATCATAAAATTTGTTATTGCACTGTTAGTGGTTATCGCTGCTGCCAGCGTGGCCTATCTCGTGTTTGCTGCCTCTCCGGCCCCCTCATCCTCATCATCAGGTGTAAACGATAGTATTGTCTACTATTTCTATGGCAATGGCTGCCCGCACTGCGCGGCTGTTGAGCCCTTTATGGAAAATATGACCAAAAAGTATCCCGATGTCGATATCCGGATGCTTGAAGTGTGGTATAACCAGACCAACCAGCAGATCGATGATCAGGTAAATGCAGAGGCTGGTATCACCTCCCCCCCGGGAGTGCCGGAGATCGTGATCGGGAAGACCGTGCTTGTCGGTGAAGTTGATATCCCGGCCAAGCTCGAAGGGTACCTCCAGGCCATTGAAAAAAAAAAGTAA
- a CDS encoding cytochrome c biogenesis CcdA family protein, giving the protein MYHNATNQALFLSMDQNLGIASPGVPTIIIGNHTLVGEDQIRDQLEQVILAEQATSGGPAQGNLTVAENSPGTFSHLTVPLVIVAAGIDSLNPCAFTVLIILLLSIIALQSRRQVLIVGVTYIAAVFLFYFISGIGVLSFVHLSGISSLIALAAAVIAIVLGVVNIIEAAVKKDGFFLAIPESKKPVIERYITTATLPAAFVLGVLVGIFELPCTGGIYLTILGLISNTLTFTEGIPYLLLYNLIFVLPLIVILLAVVLGIPPERVNTWRLENRRKLRFAIGVAMILVGAFILIGPRLL; this is encoded by the coding sequence GTGTACCACAACGCCACCAACCAGGCCTTGTTCCTTTCAATGGATCAGAACCTTGGCATCGCGTCCCCGGGTGTCCCCACTATTATTATCGGGAACCATACACTGGTCGGGGAAGACCAGATCCGGGACCAGCTGGAACAGGTGATCCTCGCAGAACAGGCCACTTCGGGTGGCCCGGCCCAGGGAAATCTCACCGTGGCGGAGAACAGTCCCGGCACGTTCTCCCACCTGACCGTCCCCCTGGTAATCGTTGCTGCAGGGATCGACAGCCTCAATCCCTGCGCCTTTACGGTCTTAATTATCCTCCTGCTCTCCATTATTGCGCTCCAGAGCCGCCGGCAGGTGCTGATAGTGGGCGTCACCTATATCGCCGCGGTTTTTTTGTTCTACTTTATCTCCGGCATTGGGGTCCTTTCGTTTGTGCACCTTTCGGGGATCTCCAGTCTCATAGCGCTTGCTGCCGCTGTCATCGCCATCGTCCTTGGGGTGGTAAATATTATTGAAGCGGCGGTGAAAAAAGACGGATTTTTCCTTGCGATCCCCGAATCGAAGAAACCGGTGATTGAGCGGTATATTACAACCGCCACACTGCCTGCCGCATTTGTGCTTGGCGTCCTTGTGGGGATTTTCGAGTTGCCCTGCACCGGGGGGATCTATCTGACCATCCTTGGCCTGATCAGCAACACCCTCACATTCACCGAGGGAATTCCTTATCTTCTTCTTTATAATTTAATCTTTGTTCTGCCGCTCATCGTCATCCTTCTCGCTGTTGTCCTGGGTATTCCCCCTGAGCGGGTGAACACCTGGAGGCTTGAGAACCGCCGGAAGCTCCGGTTTGCCATAGGGGTTGCGATGATCCTTGTCGGTGCCTTTATCCTTATCGGCCCCCGGCTCCTGTAA
- a CDS encoding chorismate mutase → MTIEEIRAEITQIDEEIIHLIARRQSLAGKIAAIKKESGIPVHDNQRKNDVLDYVMKLAKAEHVDPVPIRGIFETLISMNEKAQRAAMDPPATRKSTRK, encoded by the coding sequence ATGACCATTGAGGAGATCCGGGCAGAGATCACCCAGATTGATGAGGAGATCATCCACCTTATCGCGCGACGGCAAAGCCTTGCCGGAAAAATTGCCGCAATCAAAAAGGAGAGCGGGATACCGGTCCATGACAACCAGCGCAAGAACGATGTGCTGGACTACGTGATGAAACTGGCAAAGGCAGAGCACGTCGACCCGGTGCCTATCAGGGGGATTTTTGAGACCCTGATCTCCATGAATGAGAAAGCGCAACGGGCGGCAATGGACCCACCGGCAACGAGAAAAAGTACCCGTAAATAA
- a CDS encoding zinc metalloprotease — MLGNITRREEYDLFAAWLAVSLSFAIIKLAPYGVLGPIQPVNPATALTYLVIALLTAGIGLVLHELAHKFAAIKFGFWAEFHKNNFMLLVAVALAALVGFVFAAPGATVIYSTRPDGRTINREENGMISAAGPVTNLVLCIPFAVLIFATAPQSLLYQIGIFGVQINAMIAAFNMLPISILDGNKVLSWNIPAFVLLIAASFAVLVSSFYIL, encoded by the coding sequence ATGCTCGGAAATATTACCCGGCGCGAAGAATACGATCTCTTTGCCGCATGGCTGGCCGTATCGCTCTCGTTTGCCATAATCAAGCTGGCGCCCTACGGTGTCCTTGGCCCTATCCAGCCCGTTAACCCGGCAACTGCCCTGACCTACCTGGTCATTGCCCTCCTGACCGCGGGAATCGGCCTTGTCCTGCACGAACTGGCCCACAAGTTTGCCGCAATAAAGTTCGGCTTCTGGGCCGAATTCCATAAGAACAATTTCATGCTGCTTGTTGCTGTGGCCCTTGCCGCGCTCGTGGGCTTTGTCTTTGCCGCTCCCGGTGCAACCGTGATCTACAGCACAAGGCCCGATGGCCGGACAATCAACCGCGAGGAGAACGGAATGATCTCGGCAGCCGGGCCGGTCACCAACCTCGTCCTCTGCATACCGTTTGCGGTCCTTATTTTTGCTACCGCCCCCCAGTCCCTCCTGTACCAGATCGGGATTTTCGGTGTCCAGATTAACGCCATGATCGCTGCGTTCAACATGCTTCCGATCAGCATACTTGACGGGAACAAGGTCCTGTCCTGGAATATCCCGGCCTTTGTCCTGCTTATCGCCGCATCCTTCGCGGTGCTGGTGAGCTCTTTCTATATCCTCTGA
- a CDS encoding flavodoxin family protein, whose product MTVKVLGISGSPRRHGNTETLLDSFLEGAKAAGATVEKVVLREIDYSPCRGCNACHKTGECIVKDDAPGLYDRILATDILAVASPIYSMGITAQLKGFIDRAQYLWARKFILKTLTFSEDHIRRHKGVFISTAGQNLDRVFDSAFPAITALFHGTGFDYTENIVANNMDAYNGIKNHPTALKEAYEKGQQIVRDLEKTAGSS is encoded by the coding sequence ATGACCGTAAAAGTGCTCGGGATTTCCGGGAGTCCGCGCCGGCACGGGAATACCGAGACGCTGCTGGACAGTTTCCTTGAAGGGGCTAAGGCCGCAGGTGCCACGGTCGAAAAAGTGGTACTCAGGGAGATCGATTACTCCCCGTGCCGGGGATGCAACGCGTGCCACAAGACCGGCGAATGTATCGTAAAGGACGATGCCCCGGGCCTGTATGACAGGATCCTTGCCACCGATATCCTTGCCGTTGCTTCGCCGATCTACAGCATGGGGATCACTGCCCAGCTCAAAGGCTTCATTGACCGGGCCCAGTACCTCTGGGCACGCAAGTTCATCCTCAAAACGCTCACGTTCTCCGAGGACCACATCCGGCGGCACAAGGGCGTTTTTATCTCGACTGCCGGGCAGAACCTTGACAGGGTGTTCGACAGCGCCTTCCCTGCCATCACCGCGCTGTTCCATGGCACGGGGTTTGACTATACGGAAAACATTGTGGCCAATAACATGGACGCGTATAACGGGATCAAAAACCACCCGACCGCACTCAAAGAAGCCTATGAGAAAGGCCAGCAGATCGTACGGGATTTAGAGAAGACTGCCGGGAGCAGCTGA
- a CDS encoding flavodoxin family protein → MPVKVLAFAGSPRRSGNSETLLDWMLASMAQEKDVTIEKIPLTEADINPCRGCNACEKLNRCIQRDGMDRWHDKIIEADCIVLSSPIFCMGLASQVKALVDRAQVFRSRKYVLKLPVVPPERKGKRLGVFLATAGQTWPHVFDGAVPSVKCFYHVIEIRDADISYLMINGVDEKGAITHHPTAKADAEKLGISVIAELKKRLSEGIIP, encoded by the coding sequence ATGCCCGTAAAAGTCCTCGCATTTGCCGGCAGCCCGCGCAGGTCCGGCAATTCGGAGACCCTGCTTGACTGGATGCTTGCATCCATGGCACAGGAAAAGGATGTCACAATCGAGAAGATCCCGCTCACCGAGGCTGACATCAATCCCTGCCGGGGATGCAATGCGTGCGAGAAACTCAACCGGTGTATCCAGCGCGATGGCATGGATCGCTGGCACGACAAGATCATCGAGGCGGACTGCATCGTTCTCTCATCCCCGATTTTTTGCATGGGACTTGCCTCGCAGGTCAAGGCCCTTGTGGACAGGGCACAGGTCTTCCGTTCGCGGAAATACGTCCTCAAGCTCCCCGTGGTCCCACCCGAACGCAAAGGAAAGCGCCTGGGGGTCTTTCTTGCAACCGCCGGACAGACCTGGCCGCATGTGTTTGATGGCGCCGTGCCATCGGTCAAGTGCTTTTACCACGTGATCGAGATCCGGGATGCAGATATCAGTTACCTGATGATAAACGGCGTGGATGAGAAGGGGGCGATCACCCATCACCCCACGGCAAAAGCAGATGCGGAAAAACTGGGGATATCCGTGATTGCCGAGCTTAAAAAGCGGTTGTCGGAGGGGATAATCCCATGA
- a CDS encoding carboxymuconolactone decarboxylase family protein, whose translation MSMVVKKPVAKPVAKKPVAKKTVKELKGLEKKIGKVPKFFKELTTNDPGMYDLVIKMEDHIWDDGKLTRKTKKLIAIAIAASLRDQHAVRAQLMGAANLGVTKAEVEEALRVSFLLAGMPAYVYGKAQLDEVMKK comes from the coding sequence ATGAGTATGGTTGTCAAAAAACCTGTAGCAAAACCTGTAGCAAAGAAACCTGTTGCGAAGAAGACGGTAAAGGAACTCAAAGGGCTTGAAAAGAAGATTGGAAAAGTGCCCAAATTCTTCAAGGAACTGACCACAAACGATCCCGGGATGTACGATCTGGTCATCAAGATGGAAGACCACATCTGGGACGATGGCAAGCTCACCCGGAAAACCAAAAAGCTGATCGCGATCGCCATTGCAGCGTCGCTTCGCGACCAGCACGCGGTCCGGGCCCAGCTGATGGGTGCGGCAAACCTTGGCGTTACCAAGGCCGAGGTTGAGGAGGCCCTGCGGGTCTCGTTCCTTCTGGCCGGCATGCCGGCCTATGTGTACGGCAAGGCACAGCTGGATGAAGTCATGAAGAAGTGA
- a CDS encoding desulfoferrodoxin FeS4 iron-binding domain-containing protein, with amino-acid sequence MVNVSTEGQIFKCEICGNVVIVKEAGGGELVCCGEPMILESE; translated from the coding sequence ATGGTAAACGTATCCACAGAAGGGCAGATCTTCAAATGCGAGATCTGCGGGAATGTTGTGATCGTAAAGGAGGCCGGCGGCGGAGAACTGGTCTGCTGCGGCGAACCCATGATATTGGAGAGTGAATGA
- a CDS encoding zinc ribbon-containing protein: MISLTEQKTYTAGQKVGPGKYVCLDCGKELTLDQSEQDLRKCPACSCEEYQCFPMTHIRPDIKTPEDAKNPPRRGKSFQ, encoded by the coding sequence GTGATATCTCTGACCGAACAAAAGACGTACACGGCAGGCCAGAAGGTCGGACCGGGAAAATATGTGTGTCTCGACTGTGGCAAGGAACTTACGCTGGACCAGAGCGAGCAGGATCTCCGCAAGTGCCCGGCCTGCTCCTGCGAGGAGTACCAGTGTTTCCCGATGACCCACATCCGGCCGGATATTAAGACTCCCGAAGATGCCAAGAATCCGCCCAGACGCGGTAAGAGTTTCCAGTAA
- a CDS encoding flavodoxin family protein, whose amino-acid sequence MAPTIIGLLGSPLHEGNTAQLMARAVQGARDAGCTVELIPVTSLDFQGCQEMFFCRDHETCILDDDMQQVYPKFKGMDGLILATPVMTMGIPGTLKAFMDRFQVFFMAKYHRHESFIPRDRKPARAGIFISISGMDIPEVFVGAKLTTRAFFDIIDCRYQDELLVNGMDGILDITTRPDLLDAAYRKGFALGQSLAAPAGK is encoded by the coding sequence ATGGCTCCCACTATCATCGGCCTTTTGGGCAGTCCTCTCCATGAGGGCAATACGGCGCAGCTTATGGCCCGGGCCGTACAGGGAGCACGGGATGCCGGCTGTACTGTGGAGCTTATCCCGGTAACGAGCCTTGATTTCCAGGGCTGCCAGGAGATGTTTTTCTGCAGGGATCACGAGACCTGCATTCTCGACGACGATATGCAGCAGGTGTACCCGAAATTCAAAGGAATGGATGGCCTGATCCTTGCTACGCCTGTCATGACCATGGGGATCCCCGGGACGCTCAAGGCCTTCATGGACCGGTTCCAGGTCTTTTTTATGGCCAAGTACCACCGGCACGAGTCGTTTATTCCCCGGGACCGGAAGCCTGCCCGGGCTGGCATTTTCATCTCTATCTCCGGCATGGATATTCCGGAGGTGTTTGTCGGGGCAAAACTGACAACACGGGCGTTCTTTGACATCATCGACTGCCGGTACCAGGACGAGCTGCTGGTTAACGGCATGGACGGAATCCTGGATATCACGACCCGGCCGGATCTCCTGGATGCAGCGTACAGGAAAGGGTTTGCCCTTGGCCAGTCGCTTGCCGCCCCGGCTGGTAAGTGA
- the radC gene encoding RadC family protein has product MKKMKDLPALDRPREKIAHKGVQALNDAELIEAIIGRGLPGRDVRAIARDIVLLLSDPARQVRYEDLLEIDGAGPARAAQIMACLELGRRRYGPSDAVKIRTPEDVLPLVGQYRDKPQEHFICISLSGAGEVITSRVITIGILNHSLVHPREVFAGAITDRAASVVCVHNHPSGSLEASPQDIAITRQLQEAGALLGIQLLDHIIVTRTGFSSLKEKGLI; this is encoded by the coding sequence ATGAAAAAGATGAAAGATCTCCCCGCCCTGGACCGGCCGCGGGAGAAGATCGCACACAAAGGTGTGCAGGCGCTCAACGATGCGGAGCTCATCGAGGCGATTATCGGAAGGGGGCTGCCCGGCCGTGATGTCCGGGCGATAGCACGCGATATCGTGCTCCTGCTCAGCGATCCCGCCCGGCAGGTCAGGTACGAAGACCTGCTGGAGATCGATGGAGCAGGGCCGGCCAGGGCGGCACAGATCATGGCCTGCCTCGAACTTGGGCGGCGCCGGTACGGGCCGTCCGATGCCGTGAAAATCCGTACACCGGAGGATGTCCTGCCTCTGGTAGGCCAGTACCGGGATAAGCCGCAGGAGCATTTCATCTGTATCTCGCTCTCCGGGGCCGGGGAGGTGATCACAAGCCGCGTGATCACGATCGGGATCCTCAACCACAGCCTGGTCCATCCCCGCGAGGTATTTGCCGGGGCAATAACGGACCGGGCCGCATCGGTTGTCTGCGTGCACAACCACCCCTCAGGATCGCTTGAGGCAAGCCCGCAGGATATTGCAATCACCCGGCAGCTCCAGGAGGCAGGGGCCCTTCTGGGTATCCAGCTCCTGGACCACATTATCGTGACCCGGACCGGTTTTTCCAGCCTTAAAGAGAAAGGACTAATCTGA